A stretch of the Uranotaenia lowii strain MFRU-FL chromosome 3, ASM2978415v1, whole genome shotgun sequence genome encodes the following:
- the LOC129753859 gene encoding uncharacterized protein LOC129753859, with the protein MLSSRPDICAAVNLLSRFQSGATDEHWNHLKRVLRYLQGTIEYDLVYKRNSNAEPLIGFADADWGSDLDDRKSTSGSVFQVFGNTVLWTSRKQPTVSLSSTEAEYISLSQAACDAIWLRNILAEFGIKNIAPITVHEDNQSCIHIATEPRDQKRMKHLDIRYNFIRECIQNEDLKVVYIPTQKQLADTFTKCLPAGPFKEHRATLGLRGGVVKQTSPCY; encoded by the coding sequence ATGCTCTCCTCTCGTCCTGATATTTGTGCGGCCGTTAACTTGCTTAGCCGTTTCCAAAGTGGTGCTACTGACGAACACTGGAACCATTTGAAACGTGTTCTTCGTTATCTGCAAGGAACCATCGAGTATGATCTGGTTTACAAGCGCAATAGTAATGCTGAACCGCTGATTGGTTTTGCAGACGCAGATTGGGGAAGCGACCTAGATGATCGGAAATCCACTTCGGGAAGCGTATTTCAAGTGTTTGGTAACACTGTGCTGTGGACAAGTCGAAAGCAACCAACAGTGTCCTTGTCATCCACAGAAGCCGAATACATATCGCTTAGTCAAGCCGCTTGCGATGCAATATGGCTTCGGAATATTCTGGCAGAATTCGGGATCAAGAATATCGCCCCAATCACGGTACACGAGGACAACCAGTCTTGTATACATATTGCAACAGAACCACGGGACCAGAAAAGAATGAAGCACCTGGACATTCGATACAACTTCATTCGCGAATGTATCCAGAACGAAGACCTCAAGGTGGTGTACATTCCTACACAGAAGCAGTTGGCAGATACATTCACCAAATGTCTACCAGCAGGACCGTTCAAGGAACATCGAGCTACGTTGGGTCTGAGAGGGGGTGTTGTGAAACAGACCTCTCCGTGTTATTAA